The following coding sequences are from one Rhipicephalus microplus isolate Deutch F79 chromosome 3, USDA_Rmic, whole genome shotgun sequence window:
- the LOC142803233 gene encoding uncharacterized protein LOC142803233: MALYANAKVIKPGHYTGISISPGNRQLVSTYETNETVSEKYCMIRQQFTTMPLGLALFDVECEDWARKCSVTSSPIAGKDRFTDILNYFKRASKQDPASLPCKSTS, encoded by the exons ATGGCACTGTATGCGAACGCCAAAGTTATCAAACCGGGCCACTACACGGGCATTTCGATTTCTCCAGGAAATCGGCAGCTGGTGTCGACGTACGAGACAAACGAAACAGTCAGTGAAAAG TACTGCATGATCCGGCAGCAGTTCACCACAATGCCATTGGGACTGGCTCTGTTCGATGTGGAGTGCGAGGATTGGGCGAGGAAGTGCTCCGTCACAAGCAGTCCCATCGCGGGCAAGGACAGGTTCACCGACATCTTGAACTACTTCAAGAGGGCGTCCAAGCAGGATCCCGCCTCGCTGCCTTGCAAATCAACGTCATAA